DNA sequence from the Streptomyces cinnabarinus genome:
CCTGGTTCTTCAAGCACTCCATGATCGGCGACGTGGTGGTCGTGAAGAACTCCAACGACCGGACCATCGCCCCGGACAACGGCCTCAACGGCTGGAACATGTCCTGGGAGGAGTGGACGAAGTAGCGCGGGTCACGGGGGCCGCGCCTTCTGCGCCGTGGTTAGTCGGCGTTAACCTGCGGGGCATGACCGTGAATCTCGAAGTCGCCGACGGTGTGGGCACGCTCCGCCTGGACCGCCCCCCGATGAACGCGCTGGACATCGCCACCCAGGACCGCCTCAAGGAACTCGCCGAGGAGGCGGCCCGGCGCGACGACGTACGCGCCGTGGTGATCTACGGCGGCGAGAAGGTGTTCGCGGCGGGCGCGGACATCAAGGAGATGCAGGCCATGGATCACACCGCCATGGTCCTGCGGTCCCGCGCCCTCCAGGACTCCTTCACCGCCGTGGCCCGGATCCCCAAGCCGGTGGTCGCGGCGGTGACCGGGTACGCCCTGGGCGGCGGCTGCGAGCTCGCCCTGTGCGCGGACTTCCGGATCGCCGGGGAGAACGCCAAGCTGGGCCAGCCGGAGATCCTGCTGGGCCTGATCCCGGGTGCGGGCGGCACCCAGCGGCTGTCCCGGCTGATCGGCCCCTCCAAGGCGAAGGACCTCATCTTCACCGGCCGGATGGTCAAGGCGGACGAGGCGTTGACGCTCGGTCTGGTGGACCGTGTGGTCCCCGCCGATGAGGTCCACACGGCCGCGCACGCCTGGGCGGCCAAGCTGGCGCAGGGCCCGGCGATCGCGCTGCGCGCGGCCAAGGAGTCCATCGACACCGGCCTGGAGACCGACATCGACACCGGTCTCGCGGTGGAACGCAACTGGTTCGCGGGCCTGTTCGCGACGCCCGACCGGGAGACGGGCATGCGCAGCTTCGTGGAAGAGGGCCCGGGCAAGGCGAAGTTCCTCTGATCCACCGCCGTTCGTCCCCCTGAGTCCCCCTCTTCGGCCCCCACGGCCCCTTGCAATTGACGCGGTGTCTGATCCGGGTCCCTCGATGGGACGGTTTATGGGAGCCTTAAGGCAGCCTTAAGCCTGTCTTGTCGAGGGAGCCCGTCCCTTGCCGCCAACAGAGCTTCCGCCGCAGGTCAGTTGGGCTGTGGCGGACTCCGAACTGCCGGTGTCATATGCCAATCGGGGCTCGCGGAATGATGGATTCCGGGGAGCGTATTCCGCGGGAACGGCCCCGGAGCGTGCTCTGGGCGGCCATGATGGGGGCATGGCGGGGCTGGAGGGTATCGAACAGCCGCGGGGACACAGCCGTGCGACCGCGGCGCGCTGGTCGCCGGCGGTCGAGGACGAACACGCCTTGAAGGCGCTGGAGTTGTTCGGCAATCCCACGGAGGCGGAAGTTCCGCTCCCTTCCCGGCCCGAATCCGCGGCCACGGCCCGTCGCCTGGCCCAGGTAGTAGTACTCCGCCACTGGGGCCTGACGCCCAGAATGACGGAAGACGCCGTCTTACTCGTCTCGGAACTGGTAGGCAACGCCGTCCGCCACACCGGCGCCCGCGTCTTCGGACTCCGGATGCGTCGCCGCCGCGGCTGGATCCGGATCGAGGTCCGGGACCCCTCCAGGGGCCTGCCCTGTCTGATGCCGGTCCAGGAGATGGATATCAGCGGCCGGGGCCTGTTCCTCGTCGACAAGCTGGCCGACCGCTGGGGAGTGGACCTGCTCCCGCGGGGCAAGACCACCTGGTTCGAAATGCGCGTCGCGGACCGCTGAACGGACCCGCCCTCACCGCCAAGGGGAGTAATCATGAGGAATCGGGCGTAACCCCCTTTAAATAGGGCGCGTGATCAAGACCGACCGCCGGACGGTGCTCCGTGCCGCCGCCGCCCTGGTCGCCGCAACGGCCTGCACCCCCACCCGCGCCGTCGGCCACCCCGCCACGCCCGAGCCCTCGTCCCCCCGCCGCATCCCGGGCCGGCCGACCCACCTCACCCACGGGCCCGGCGACACACACCGGGTGGCGCTCACCTTTCACGGCAACGGCGACCCCGGCACCGCCGAGGCGATCCTCGACGCGGCCGACGAACACGGCGCCCGCATCACCGTGCTGGCCGTGGGCACCTGGCTGGACGCCAACCCCGCCCTCGCCCGCCGCATCCTCGACGCCGGCCACGACCTCGGCAACCACACCCAGCACCACCTCGACATCAACGCGATGCCCGAGGCGCAGGCACGAGCCGAGATCACCGCCTGCGCGCGGCGCCTGAAGCGCCTCAGCGGAACCATCGGCCCCTGGTTCCGCCCCTCCCGCGCCGCCCGGGCCTCCCCCCTCGTCGCCCGCCTGGCCAAGGACACCGGCTATCCCCACGTCCTCTCCTACGACGTCGACCCCCTCGACTTCACGGGCCCGGGCCCCACCGCCCTGGCCGACACCCTCACCGCCGACATCCGCCCCGGATCGATCGTGAGCCTGCACTTCGGCTACCCGGACACGGTCGCCGCCCTCCCCGCCGTACTCGAAGACCTCCACCGCCGCGGACTGACCGCCGTCACCACCACGGAGCTGTTCAGTTGATGCAACACAACATCGTGAAGGCCACCCTGCTCGCGGGCGCGGCCCTCGCCACGCTCGCCGCCTGCGGCACCGAGAGCAGGGAGAAGGAGTCCCGCGCCACCAAGGCCGCGGCCGTCCCCGCCCCGCCGAAGAAGAAGCAGCCGGTCCAGGGACTGCCCGGGATGCCCCCGGTCCTGGACCCCAAGGACGTGTACGCCGCCGACCGGCCCAACAAGCTCTCCCCGGTGGTCAAGGACTTCCCGAGCCGCGTCTACGTCCCCAACACCGAGTCCGACACGGTCTCGGTCATCGACCCGAAGACGTACGAGATCATCGACACGATCCCGGTCGGCCGCCAGCCCCAGCACGTGGTCCCGTCCTGGGACATGAAGACGCTGTGGGTCAACAACAACCGCGGCCACACCCTCACCCCCATCGACCCCAGGACCGGCAAGGCGGGCAAGGAGGTGGAGGTCCACGACCCGTACAACCTCTACTTCACGCCCAACGGCAAGTACGCCGTCGTGATGGCCTCCCTCGACCGCGAACTCGTCTTCCGTGACCCGCACACCATGAAGCGGGTCAAGACCGAGCCGGTCACCTGCTACGGCGTCAACCACGCCGACTTCTCGCTGGACGGCAAGTACTTCATCGTCTCCTGCGAGTTCAGCGGCGAACTGCTCAAGGTCGACACCGAGAAGATGAAGGTCGTCGGACAGCAGAAGCTCCCCTTCGACGGAGCCATGCCCCAGGACGTCAAGATCTCCCCGGACGGCAAGAAGTTCTACATCGCCGACATGATGGCCGACGGCATGTGGGTCCTGGACGGCGACAAGTTCGACGAGCCGAAACTGCTGCCCACCGGCAAGGGCTGCCACGGCCTGTACGTCAGCCGCGACTCCCGCGAGATGTACGTCTCCAACCGCGGCGAGGGCAGCGTCTCCGTCTTCGACTTCACCCAGGACAGGCTCACCAAGAAGTGGCAGCTGTCCGACGGCGGCAGCCCCGACATGGGCGGAGTCTCGGCCGACGGCAAGGTCCTGTGGCTGTCCGGCCGTTACGACGCCGAGGTGTACGCCATCGACACCCGCACGGGCGCGCAGCTGGCCCGGATCCCGGTGGGGAGCGGCCCGCACGGGCTGGCGGTGTACCCGCAGCCGGGCCGCTACTCGCTGGGCCACACAGGCATCTTCCGCTGACACGCCGCTGTTCGGGTGAAGATCCCCAACGCGCCGCCGCGGAACCGGAATCGTGCTCACCATGATCACAACTCCGCTGCGGCGGCGCGCCGCTGCCGTCGTCCTGTCCCTGGCCGCCGTCTTCGCCACGACGGCGGCCACGGCTCCCGCGCAGTCTCCGAAGGCACCCGCGCCGGCCGACTGCCCCGTCCAGTACGACGACCCGGTCGAGGCCGCCGCCGACCGCCGTGTCGACGTCGGCCGGATCACCCCCGAGCCGGTCTGGCGCAAGACCTGCGGCACCCTCTACCGCGCCGACGGCCGGGGCCCCTCGATCGTCTTCGAGGAGGGCTTCAAGCCCAAGGACGTGGTGAACGGGCAGTACGACGTGGAGAGTTACGTCCTGGTCAACCAGCCCTCCCCGTACGTGTCCACGACGTACGACCACGACCTGTACAAGAAGTGGTGGAAGTCCGGCTGGAACTACTACATCGACGCGCCCGGCGGTGTCGACGTCAACAAGACCATCGGCGACACGCACAAGTGGGCCGACCAGGTCGAGGTGGCCTTCCCCGGCGGCATTGACCGGAAGTACATCATCGGCGTGTGCCCGGTGGACAAGACCACCAAGGTCGAGATCATGAGCGACTGTCAGAGCAACCCGCACTACGAGGCGTGGCACTGAGGCGTGAACAGCGCCTCCGATCCCACGGGCCGGTAACCGGCAGCCTGGAACGCCCGCAGACTGCGGGCGTTCCCCGCCGAGACCTGGGCCCACACGGGTTCCCCGGCGAGCTGCCGCGCGGCGGTGACCAGCTCCCGCCCGAGCCCCCGGTGCCGTACCTCCTCCGCCACCTCCACGGCGACCTCCAGCCGCCCGCCGACCCCGCGCCCGAGCACGAGCACCGCCCCCCGCGCCGCCCACACGCGGACGTGGTCCCGCCGCCTGCGCGAGGACACCACCCGCGGATGCCCGGGATCCTCGATCTCCGTCAGCTCCAGGGCGGGCCGCCCCGGCAGCGGAGCGCCGACCGCCAGCACGTCGATCGTGTCCGTCCGGCGTCCGGTCCGGGCCATGAAGGCGGCCAGGAAAC
Encoded proteins:
- a CDS encoding ATP-binding protein codes for the protein MAGLEGIEQPRGHSRATAARWSPAVEDEHALKALELFGNPTEAEVPLPSRPESAATARRLAQVVVLRHWGLTPRMTEDAVLLVSELVGNAVRHTGARVFGLRMRRRRGWIRIEVRDPSRGLPCLMPVQEMDISGRGLFLVDKLADRWGVDLLPRGKTTWFEMRVADR
- a CDS encoding polysaccharide deacetylase family protein, whose amino-acid sequence is MIKTDRRTVLRAAAALVAATACTPTRAVGHPATPEPSSPRRIPGRPTHLTHGPGDTHRVALTFHGNGDPGTAEAILDAADEHGARITVLAVGTWLDANPALARRILDAGHDLGNHTQHHLDINAMPEAQARAEITACARRLKRLSGTIGPWFRPSRAARASPLVARLAKDTGYPHVLSYDVDPLDFTGPGPTALADTLTADIRPGSIVSLHFGYPDTVAALPAVLEDLHRRGLTAVTTTELFS
- a CDS encoding YncE family protein, whose protein sequence is MQHNIVKATLLAGAALATLAACGTESREKESRATKAAAVPAPPKKKQPVQGLPGMPPVLDPKDVYAADRPNKLSPVVKDFPSRVYVPNTESDTVSVIDPKTYEIIDTIPVGRQPQHVVPSWDMKTLWVNNNRGHTLTPIDPRTGKAGKEVEVHDPYNLYFTPNGKYAVVMASLDRELVFRDPHTMKRVKTEPVTCYGVNHADFSLDGKYFIVSCEFSGELLKVDTEKMKVVGQQKLPFDGAMPQDVKISPDGKKFYIADMMADGMWVLDGDKFDEPKLLPTGKGCHGLYVSRDSREMYVSNRGEGSVSVFDFTQDRLTKKWQLSDGGSPDMGGVSADGKVLWLSGRYDAEVYAIDTRTGAQLARIPVGSGPHGLAVYPQPGRYSLGHTGIFR
- a CDS encoding enoyl-CoA hydratase/isomerase family protein; the encoded protein is MTVNLEVADGVGTLRLDRPPMNALDIATQDRLKELAEEAARRDDVRAVVIYGGEKVFAAGADIKEMQAMDHTAMVLRSRALQDSFTAVARIPKPVVAAVTGYALGGGCELALCADFRIAGENAKLGQPEILLGLIPGAGGTQRLSRLIGPSKAKDLIFTGRMVKADEALTLGLVDRVVPADEVHTAAHAWAAKLAQGPAIALRAAKESIDTGLETDIDTGLAVERNWFAGLFATPDRETGMRSFVEEGPGKAKFL
- a CDS encoding GNAT family N-acetyltransferase, with the translated sequence MESLPEILGSVAQGSFPPADGGTTVVPQHSPRDAGVLAFTAHSVVFTDEDPDWVHDTLRALDCDALAATMNPRFLAAFMARTGRRTDTIDVLAVGAPLPGRPALELTEIEDPGHPRVVSSRRRRDHVRVWAARGAVLVLGRGVGGRLEVAVEVAEEVRHRGLGRELVTAARQLAGEPVWAQVSAGNARSLRAFQAAGYRPVGSEALFTPQCHAS
- a CDS encoding ADP-ribosyltransferase — its product is MITTPLRRRAAAVVLSLAAVFATTAATAPAQSPKAPAPADCPVQYDDPVEAAADRRVDVGRITPEPVWRKTCGTLYRADGRGPSIVFEEGFKPKDVVNGQYDVESYVLVNQPSPYVSTTYDHDLYKKWWKSGWNYYIDAPGGVDVNKTIGDTHKWADQVEVAFPGGIDRKYIIGVCPVDKTTKVEIMSDCQSNPHYEAWH